From Triticum aestivum cultivar Chinese Spring chromosome 4A, IWGSC CS RefSeq v2.1, whole genome shotgun sequence, a single genomic window includes:
- the LOC123083237 gene encoding uncharacterized protein, translating into MAPGTCVAAIPDLPDAYKPPPRHRRPTLVLLAPISLCLPPQIPLLLDLRHGRVVGVAVADGLLAARDNARGTFFVAYFDYMGEIEPEATGTPAASPSSTSIRLGRRRRCQHRPPLLLLSHSTGLLVPARCWSPGARRHRRR; encoded by the coding sequence ATGGCGCCAGGGACATGCGTGGCGGCCATCCCCGACCTCCCCGACGCCTATAAGCCACCCCCGCGTCACCGGCGCCCAACCCTAGTTTTGCTCGCCCCCAtctccctctgcctccctcctcagATCCCCCTCCTTCTTGATCTCCGCCATGGACGCGTCGTCGGCGTAGCCGTCGCCGATGGCCTCCTCGCTGCCAGAGACAACGCCAGGGGCACCTTCTTCGTCGCCTACTTCGACTACATGGGCGAGATCGAGCCGGAAGCCACCGGGACACCCGCTGCTTCCCCGTCCTCAACCTCCATCCGTCTcggtcgccgccgccgttgccaaCACCGGCcacctctgctgctcctaagccactcAACGGGCCTCCTTGTGCCTGCTCG